From Niallia sp. Man26:
CGAATGCCTGCAATTCCAGCATCAATATCCGGATACACTAGACTATTTAATGTTTCTTCATCATTGCGGTTTTTCGCATCTATGGCAATTGCGAACTTCAAGTAAATATTTGCCCAGGATTCTGATAACCCTTCCTGATGGAGTGCACCTAATCTCTCATCAGCATTGCAAGCGTCATCCAAGTAAGGCATTGCTCGAATTAAAGTCTGAATAGGTTCTCCTTGAACTTCATATCTCAATTCATTTGGTTTGCTGTCCCACCATTCTAAGCTTGCCTTCGTCCCTACTATCCGGATTCTGTGACCATCCATACAGCCGGCATTAATGGAGGATGTCCACAGCCTGCCAACTGCTCCGTTTTCGTACTGCATGAGTACAAAAGCATTATCCTCAAGTGGAGCACGGCTTTCAATAAAGCTTTGACGATCACAAAGCAGCCTTTTTATTTTCATGTCGGGCATAATCAACTGGGACATATAATACGTATGTGTGGATAAATCTCCTAAAACGAAGCTTGGTCCTGCTACCTTAGGATCAATACGCCATTTTTGAGCAGCACTCGTTTTATCTGATTTATCATTTGAATTAAAACCATGTGTATACTGCAAATCAACAACTCGAATATCACCGATTTTTCCTTGTTCAATCATTGCTCGCATCTGCAGCAGCATTTGATTTCCAGAGAAGCCATATGTCACCCCGATAATTTTGCCTGTTTTCTCTGCAAGTCTCTTAATCTCTTCACCCTCTGCTGATGAAAAAAACAACGGCTTTTCACAAATAACATGCAACCCGGCTTCGAGTGCAGCACGGCATATTTCATAATGTGTTCCATTTGGGGTGGCAATGGAAACAGCCTCAATTCCATCCTCTCGCATGGCTTCCTCTTCAAACATAGTTTTATAATCAGGATAGCAGCGATTTCCCGCCACCCCTAAATTTATGCCGAACTCCTTCCCTCTTGCTGGCTCAATATCAAAGGCGCCAGCAACCAATTCAAATGCCGTATTGTCCCTCAATGCACCTATTCTATGCTTATAACCAACCTGTCCAAGTCGGCCTCCTCCTACCATTGCCCAACGTATCGGTCTTGCTATTTTTTTCTCCCCATTTAACATTTTTAACCACTCCTTTATTTTGAATATTCAGATATAAATTGGTATGATTATTAAAAACTCAGCGTTTGCTGGAGAGCATCAATTGATGTTTTTATTCCAGCCTCTACGGACATCGTCAAATCTTCCATTTCTAAAGAAACTTCATCGTCATATCCCATCATCTTCACAACAGAGAAAAACTCTTTCCACCACTGCAAGTCTTGCCCGCAGCCGACAGCTACATAATTCCAAGCCCGATTGGCTACATCTGTTATTTCCTTTGTTTCCAAAATGCCATTAACAGCAGATAGATGTCTTTCGATTCGCACATCTTTGCCGTGAACATGATGTATCGCCACTCCTAGTTCTCGGGCAGCTAGAATTGGGTCTGCACCCATCCAGATAAGATGGCTAGGATCAAGATTTAAACCAACAATTGGACCAACTTCATTGCGGAGTTTAAATAATGTTTCAGGATTATAGACTAATTGTGAGCTGAAATTTTCAAGTGCAATTTTTTCAACACCACATGATTCTGCTTTTTTCACAAGTTCCTTCCAATAAGGAATCGCAACTTCATTCCACTGGTAATCTAGTATTTCTTTTAATACCGGCGGCCAGCTGACTGTATAGGTAATCCAATTAGGAACTTTATCTTCCGGACCTCCAGCAGGCAGGCCGCTCATCATAATGACCTTTTTAACTCCTAATAGCTCTGCCAATTCCATCGTTTTATCGGTGATTTCTCGATGCTGCTTTCCTAATTCGCCTGGATCCAAAGGGTTGCCAGAACAATTCAAGGCACATAGTTTTATATTGCGTTTCTCAAGATTATTCAAGAAGTGGTTTCTTTTTTGCTCACTTTCCAATAGTTCATTAAGATTTAAATGTGGTGCAGGAGACCAGCCCCCTGTCGTCATTTCAATAGTATCAATTCCAAGCTCAGCTACTTCATCAAGCATTGCCTCAAAGGATAAATGTGCCATACTGTCCGTTACATAAGATAATTTCATTGAATGCCTTCCTCCCTTTTTAAATCCATCCAAATTGAATACGTTTTCACTATTGTTCGCATTCATACATTAACACTGTGTTTACGTATGTAATTATAGTAAAGATTTAATGAATAGTATTTAAATTTTGAAGACATGTTTTTATACTTTTAAGACATCTTTCCACTCAGAAAAAATAATGACCTCCCTTTTCATGGAGGTCAAGTATCAGAATATGTTGTTGTATGTATATTGATAAACATTGATCTAAACCGCCCTGGTGAGGTTTGCATCATCGAGGTGAAAACTCTCGTAAAATATTGGACATTCATAAATCCTGTCTCTTCAGCAATTTCCTTTAATGATAAATTTGTCTTTTTTAACAGCATGCTCGCTTTCTTAATCCTTTCATCTTGCACATACTTCGAGAAGCTCATACCTAATTCAGAAACAAAAACCCTAGACAAGTGTCTTCCAGATATATGCAGATGCCTTGCTACTTCTGTCAGCTTTAAGCAATTAGATAAATTATCATGAATATACAGGCGTGCCTGTGTAAGAAGATCAGAATGCTGATCTGGCTCTTCTTTCTGACTGCTTTTATTCAAATCAGGAACAAAATCCTGAAGAATCGAAATGATAAGCGAACCGGCAATAGTAACTAGCATCTCTTCAAAGAATTCATGCTTATGCTTTGTAGCCTGAATAAGCAGAGATTTCCACAAATAGCCGGTCTCTGTATCACTATTATGTAAAAGCACCGGTGCGCATTTTTTAGCTGAATTCATTATATTAACCCAGCTTTCTGTCGACTCTGATTCCATTAGTTCAAAGGCTACATACAAGAGCGATAGTCCTTGCTCGCTTTTTATTTGATGTGGCACTTCTGGTCTTGATAAAAAGATGGTGTTACCTTGGAGCGGATAACTGCACTGTTCATCGATATAAAAGCCTTCTCCCTCTACAACAAAGCATACTTCGAAAAAAGAATGCTTATGCAGCTGATTATCATAATGCTTAGGCATAACTCCCCAATAATGAACATGAAAAGCAGCTCCACCCTGGTTTATACGATGAACATAATCATTTAGAGAAATTTTTCCGGATATATACTTATTTAAATCCACTAAATCACTCCTAAAAATAACCAAGTTAGTTTTTTCTAACATCTTTTCCTGATTATAAAAGAACACGCTTACAATAACAAGTTTGCTAGTTTAAGATTTCAGGATTTTTTACCTATTTTTGTTAATTTTCATCGTAATCGCTACTTTTTACTACTCAAATTAGAGTATAGTAGAAATAGACGCACATGCTTTTCTCGCACAACAACGTGAATGACATGCTGTTAGCAGTTACAGATGCTAAACGGACATGATTATATAAAAACATTTGATCTATTTAAAGGAGGAGAAACTGCAAAATGATAAAAGAAGTAATCCCCATTAAAGAAATCACCAATTTCCAATCACGTACAGACGAATTTTTTCCGATTGCCTGGTACCAAAAAATGCTAAAGGAGCATCCTATTTTTTTTCATAAGGAAACCAATACATGGAATGTGTTTCAATATGAGCATGTCAAAGAAGTGTTAAGCAACCATGAGTATTTTTCCAGCGCCGGTACTAGAACAACGATTTTTGTTGGAGCCAAGAACGAAAGTAATTCCGATAAACCATCACCAATAAACATCACCAATCTTGATCCTCCGCAGCATAGAAAAAGCAGGTCGCTGTTAGCCTCTGCTTTTAGTCCTCGGAGCTTAAAAGAATGGGAACCTAGAATCAGGCAGATTGCCGCAGAACTGGTTGATGATATAAAAGCGAACGATGTTGTTAATATTGTTGAAGCTCTAGCTGCCCCTTTCCCTAGTCTTGTTATCGCTGATTTATTTGGTGTGCCAGTTAACAATCGTCATCAGTTCAAAAAATGGGTGGATATTCTCTTCCAGCCGTACGACAGACAGCGGCTAGCGGATATTGAACTCGAGAAGCAACAGGCTGCCAAGGAATACTTTCAATTTCTCTATCCGATTGTTGTTCAAAAACGGACAAATTTAACAAATGATATTATCTCCGACCTCATCCGTGCCGAAGTGGATGGAGACAGGTTTACTGATGAAGAAATTGTCCAAGCTACAATGGTGCTGTTAGGTGCAGGCGTTGAAACTACGAGTCATGCCATTGCTAATACCTTTTATTCATTGCTGTATGATGATGAAGCCTTATACGAAGAGCTGCGGAGCAATCTCGAGCTCGTCCCAAATGCAGTCGAGGAAATGCTCCGTTATCGGTTTCACTTGTCAAGAAGAGACAGGACTGTTAAACAGAATAACAATCTATTAGGTGTAGAGCTGAAAAAAGGGGATGTCGTGATTGCCTGGATGAGTGCATGCAATATGGATGAAAATATGTTCGAAAATCCCTTCACGCTAAATATTCACCGGTCAAACAACAAAAAACACCTTACCTTTGGCAATGGACCTCATTTCTGTTTAGGAGCACCGCTTGCCCGCCTGGAAATGAGAATTGTGCTAGAGACTTTTTTGCGTAAGTTTTCCCGCATAGAACCGGTTGAAGGCTTTGACTTAGAAGCAAACTTAACCGCTTCTGCAACAGGTCAATCTTTGACTAATTTGCATATGAGAATTTTAGAATAATGAAAACATGAACAGCAGAAACATTTCTGCTGTTCATTTAGTTTTATGAGAGGATTAGGCAAACACTTGATAGTATTGGGCTAAAGACCTCACCTGCTTTATGCGATAATAATCCTATATCACATAAAGACAGGGAGGAAGAAGCAAATGGAGTATGTAAAGCTTGGTAATACAGGATTAGATGTATCTAGATTATGTCTTGGATGTATGGGGTTTGGTGATGCCAGCAAGTGGCTGCATCAATGGGTCTTAAATGAGGAGAACTCCCGTCCTGTTATTAAGAAGGCCCTTGATTTAGGAATTAATTTTTTTGATACAGCCAATGTATATTCACTTGGTTCCAGTGAAGAAATTCTTGGGCGCGCTTTAAAGGATTATGCTAATCGTGATGAGGTTGTTATCGCGACGAAAGTACACGGTCAAATGCACCAAGGACCTAATGGTTCTGGGTTATCTCGAAAAGCAATTATGAGTGAATTGGATAAAAGTCTGCAAAGATTAGAAACAGATTATGTGGATCTGTATATCATTCATCGTTGGGATTATCATACCCCTATTGAAGAAACGATGGAAGCTTTGCATGATGTTGTAAAGGCAGGAAAAGCAAGATATATTGGCGCGTCTGCCATGTTTGCCTGGCAGTTCCAAAAAGCATTGCATACAGCGGAAAAACATGGCTGGACTAAATTTGTGTCCATGCAAAACCATCTAAATCTTATTTACCGTGAAGAAGAACGAGAAATGCTGCCACTATGCAAGGAAGAAAAAATAGCGATTACTCCATACAGCCCGCTCGCCTCTGGAAGATTAACCCGTGACTTGTCTGTTACAACACATCGCTCAGAGACAGACCAGATACAGAAGTCTAAATACGATGCTACATCGAGTGCAGACCGCTTAGTTATTGAGCGTGTCGCATCGTTGGCAGAAAAATATAGTGTTCCTCGCACTCACATTGCACTTGCATGGATATTGCAAAAAGAACAAGTGGCAGCACCTATTATCGGTGCTACAAAGCTGTCCCATCTTGAGGATGCTGCTGGTGCCTTGAATGTTAAACTAACACCTGAAGACATCACCTTCCTTGAAGAGCCTTACGTTCCGCATGCAATAGTCGGCCACAGCTGATTTCTTCTCTGAAAAAATAAACAAGCCATTCTCTAATGCGGAGAATGGCTTGTTTCCATATTAAACTGTTTTTGCTAAAGGTTTAAGTTTACTTTCACTTCCTGCTCTTTTATGCAAGCTAAGCATCGCAATGAAGGAAATGCAGTAAAGCAGGGCCAAATATCCCATTGCCGCTGTAACGTTGGCATGCTGTAGTATATAACCTACTAGTATTGGAGATAATCCCCCTAAAGCTCTTCCGAAATTAAAAATTGTGTTTGTTGCTGTACTGCGTATTTCTACTGGATAATACTTGCTGATTAATGCGCCGTACCCTGCAAACATTCCATTCGAGAAGAAGCCTACAATCGCGCCGCCTACTAATAGACCGATACTGCCTGATGCAAAGGAGTAAAGAAATACCGCAATTGCCGAAGCGAATAAGAAGATTCCGTATGAGAGCTTCATGCCAAGACGATCAATAAATTGTCCAAATGTCAGCATCCCAGCAATCATTCCAGCTGCTGTGCTGATTGTCCAAAGGGCAGAGCTTGAAACAGAAAGTCCTTGAGATTGCTGCAGCATGGATGGCAGCCATATCATCAGACCGTTATATCCGGCAATTTGCACAGTTGCCATCACAGCTAATGCAATGGTTGTTGCAGTAATTCTAGGGCTAGCAAATAATTGCTTTAGTTTCCCTTCCTTTTTCACAGCTTGCTTTTTCTGTTGTGAAGCCAGCCATTCTGGTGATTCATCCAGCTTTTTGCGAACAATAAAGGCAAAGATTACTGGTGCCAAACCAACGAAGAACAACCCTCTCCATCCCCATGCAGGAAGAATCATCGCACTAAGCAAGGCTGCTAAAATAACACCGTACTGGGCACCTACACTTACATAAGAAGAAGCACGCCCTTGTTTATTCTTTGGCCAAGCTTCCGCCACAAGTGCCATGCCAATACCATATTCTCCGCCTGCACCAAGACCTGCAATAAACCTAAAGATATATACTTGTTCAATATTCTGCGCCAGACCTGTTAATGCTGTCCCGATTGCAAATAGAAGAATAGTGTACGTAAAGACCCTGACTCTCCCGAATTTATCAGCCAATATGCCGAAGATAACTCCTCCAGCAAGCATACCTATGTTAGTAATTGAGGAAATTAGTCCGCCTGCAGCCATATCAATATGAAAATCTGCGATAATCATTGACATTGCAAAGGAAATAAACATAATATCCATGCCCTCTAATGTCAATCCGGCTACTGATGCGACTACTGTTTTTTTGCGATAATCCAATTTTGTCGTTCTCCTTTCAAGCCTCACAGGACTTAATTAAAGTATAGTTATAAAAAATACCCTTTCATCCAAAGGACAAAAGGGTAGTCATAGACATCATGAAAGAATATGTATGAGTTCACTTTTCGCCTTTTTGGACTCTCTGGACCAGATTAAAGGGATTTAATTTCAACTAATAGTATCATGCTCTAAAAATCTTGACAATCATTTTTTATGATTTCTATTATTTAAAGACAGTTACTCCCACATATATACCTGCTAAAAATATCGTTGTGATGAATATAAAATGCAGTAAAATCCAAGCCCATGCACCATATCGCAAGGACTCAGCATTCAATGGTTTTCTTTTTTCTGGTGGTACGATCTTTCCGCCTAATAACTCAAATAACAAATAATTTATCCACCAAAGCGTATAACTGTCCCACAAATCCCATTCCGCTTCAAATTTAAAGATAACAGAGTTTTTTAAGATAACTTCCCCAACTAATCCTAAGTGGATAATTCCCCAATAAAAAGGTATTTTCCAAATCCATAGTTTTGGACTATACCTTATTGCAAATAAAGCAATCAATGGAAAAAGTGTGGAAACGAGCAGCACTGGAGTTATCGAATAATCTTCAAGCAAATAGTTAAAAAAAGTATAAAATCCTATATACGTTAAAGAAAAGCATAACAAGTTCCCTGTAACTGCACTAATTAAATAAATAAGACCGTATCGCTTCCAGTCAAATCGGATAATTGCCAAACACCCTGCAGCGGATAATAAAATAACAGCTAACAATATATATTTCTGGAAATTCATTATGAACACCATCACATTCTGACCAAGACTCTTTATATTTATATAGTGTTATTATTTCCGTTTTACTAAGATTTCATAAAGCGATAATGGAATTTTTCCAAATAATGAAATTTAATTCCACAGCCTTCAACTGAAGGTAGTTTATGTATAATATAAAAAGAATGCTGATAAAAGAAGACTGCAATCGCTGCAGTCTAATAGGAGGAAGTTCCATGATAAAAAAATATGGGGAACATACAATAAAACAAAGGGAAAATACAGTTGAAATATATACAGACCCACGAATGGTACTGAGAGTTAAAAAGGCTAATAAAGATTCAAGGCAAATTACCATTGAACTTCATAGCAGTCTTAATGGACGATTAAGTTATGACTTACCGCCAGCATTACTAAAAAAAGTACTTTCTGAAATAGAATAAAATAGACTGCACTTAATCTTGATAATTGTCTTCAGCCTATTAGGCAGTAGATATCTCCTGTCCTGTTACAACAAGATGATTAGTTTTTTGATGCAGTGGTTAATGCGCCGAGCCGCTTTTTCTCTGTTCACGCACAGTCTCCCCCCTACCGCTCCAACCAATCTCATAACTTTAGCGACAAGCTGAAGGCAGCAAAATATGCTGCCTTTTCCACTTTTATTCTGTACTCTTCCCTTTAACCTGCTTGAGTGTTGCAACAATTAAAAAGCTTACTATCACTAATAACAGCCATGAGCTTACCTTGCCAAGATGAACAAGGCTCCA
This genomic window contains:
- a CDS encoding Gfo/Idh/MocA family oxidoreductase: MLNGEKKIARPIRWAMVGGGRLGQVGYKHRIGALRDNTAFELVAGAFDIEPARGKEFGINLGVAGNRCYPDYKTMFEEEAMREDGIEAVSIATPNGTHYEICRAALEAGLHVICEKPLFFSSAEGEEIKRLAEKTGKIIGVTYGFSGNQMLLQMRAMIEQGKIGDIRVVDLQYTHGFNSNDKSDKTSAAQKWRIDPKVAGPSFVLGDLSTHTYYMSQLIMPDMKIKRLLCDRQSFIESRAPLEDNAFVLMQYENGAVGRLWTSSINAGCMDGHRIRIVGTKASLEWWDSKPNELRYEVQGEPIQTLIRAMPYLDDACNADERLGALHQEGLSESWANIYLKFAIAIDAKNRNDEETLNSLVYPDIDAGIAGIRWIENCVRSADNGAVWVEYENQQKLSSTH
- a CDS encoding sugar phosphate isomerase/epimerase, translating into MKLSYVTDSMAHLSFEAMLDEVAELGIDTIEMTTGGWSPAPHLNLNELLESEQKRNHFLNNLEKRNIKLCALNCSGNPLDPGELGKQHREITDKTMELAELLGVKKVIMMSGLPAGGPEDKVPNWITYTVSWPPVLKEILDYQWNEVAIPYWKELVKKAESCGVEKIALENFSSQLVYNPETLFKLRNEVGPIVGLNLDPSHLIWMGADPILAARELGVAIHHVHGKDVRIERHLSAVNGILETKEITDVANRAWNYVAVGCGQDLQWWKEFFSVVKMMGYDDEVSLEMEDLTMSVEAGIKTSIDALQQTLSF
- a CDS encoding AraC family transcriptional regulator — encoded protein: MDLNKYISGKISLNDYVHRINQGGAAFHVHYWGVMPKHYDNQLHKHSFFEVCFVVEGEGFYIDEQCSYPLQGNTIFLSRPEVPHQIKSEQGLSLLYVAFELMESESTESWVNIMNSAKKCAPVLLHNSDTETGYLWKSLLIQATKHKHEFFEEMLVTIAGSLIISILQDFVPDLNKSSQKEEPDQHSDLLTQARLYIHDNLSNCLKLTEVARHLHISGRHLSRVFVSELGMSFSKYVQDERIKKASMLLKKTNLSLKEIAEETGFMNVQYFTRVFTSMMQTSPGRFRSMFINIHTTTYSDT
- a CDS encoding cytochrome P450; this translates as MIKEVIPIKEITNFQSRTDEFFPIAWYQKMLKEHPIFFHKETNTWNVFQYEHVKEVLSNHEYFSSAGTRTTIFVGAKNESNSDKPSPINITNLDPPQHRKSRSLLASAFSPRSLKEWEPRIRQIAAELVDDIKANDVVNIVEALAAPFPSLVIADLFGVPVNNRHQFKKWVDILFQPYDRQRLADIELEKQQAAKEYFQFLYPIVVQKRTNLTNDIISDLIRAEVDGDRFTDEEIVQATMVLLGAGVETTSHAIANTFYSLLYDDEALYEELRSNLELVPNAVEEMLRYRFHLSRRDRTVKQNNNLLGVELKKGDVVIAWMSACNMDENMFENPFTLNIHRSNNKKHLTFGNGPHFCLGAPLARLEMRIVLETFLRKFSRIEPVEGFDLEANLTASATGQSLTNLHMRILE
- a CDS encoding aldo/keto reductase, whose protein sequence is MEYVKLGNTGLDVSRLCLGCMGFGDASKWLHQWVLNEENSRPVIKKALDLGINFFDTANVYSLGSSEEILGRALKDYANRDEVVIATKVHGQMHQGPNGSGLSRKAIMSELDKSLQRLETDYVDLYIIHRWDYHTPIEETMEALHDVVKAGKARYIGASAMFAWQFQKALHTAEKHGWTKFVSMQNHLNLIYREEEREMLPLCKEEKIAITPYSPLASGRLTRDLSVTTHRSETDQIQKSKYDATSSADRLVIERVASLAEKYSVPRTHIALAWILQKEQVAAPIIGATKLSHLEDAAGALNVKLTPEDITFLEEPYVPHAIVGHS
- a CDS encoding MFS transporter: MDYRKKTVVASVAGLTLEGMDIMFISFAMSMIIADFHIDMAAGGLISSITNIGMLAGGVIFGILADKFGRVRVFTYTILLFAIGTALTGLAQNIEQVYIFRFIAGLGAGGEYGIGMALVAEAWPKNKQGRASSYVSVGAQYGVILAALLSAMILPAWGWRGLFFVGLAPVIFAFIVRKKLDESPEWLASQQKKQAVKKEGKLKQLFASPRITATTIALAVMATVQIAGYNGLMIWLPSMLQQSQGLSVSSSALWTISTAAGMIAGMLTFGQFIDRLGMKLSYGIFLFASAIAVFLYSFASGSIGLLVGGAIVGFFSNGMFAGYGALISKYYPVEIRSTATNTIFNFGRALGGLSPILVGYILQHANVTAAMGYLALLYCISFIAMLSLHKRAGSESKLKPLAKTV
- a CDS encoding CBO0543 family protein, encoding MNFQKYILLAVILLSAAGCLAIIRFDWKRYGLIYLISAVTGNLLCFSLTYIGFYTFFNYLLEDYSITPVLLVSTLFPLIALFAIRYSPKLWIWKIPFYWGIIHLGLVGEVILKNSVIFKFEAEWDLWDSYTLWWINYLLFELLGGKIVPPEKRKPLNAESLRYGAWAWILLHFIFITTIFLAGIYVGVTVFK